The region GCCCGTCTCCCTCGGCGGCGGTGTGCTCCTCCAAGCCGTTCGGCTCCCGCACCTTGATCGTCGCCTCGGCTCGCATCGAGTGGTCGCGGAACTTCTCGATGATGAGCCGGAACCCGTGCAGGTCGAACGCCGCCTCGTAGCGTCGCATCGCCTTCTGCGCCAGGAGGTAGAAGGAGGCATCCGCCGCCTCGAACTCGTAGCCGAGATTCTCCGCCTCTTTCAACCGGTCGTAGATCGCCTGCGTATCCGGCGACCCTTTGTCGAGGTGGGGGTATTCCTTCTCTAGCCGTTCCACGATGGCGCTGCGTCCCGCCTGATCCGAGATGAGGATACGTCGGTTGTTGCCGACGAGCTCCGGCTGCACATGCTCGTAGGAGATGGGGTTCTTCCGAGCGGCATCGGCGTGGAGCCCGCCCTTGTGGGCGAAAGCGGACCGTCCGACGTACGCCTGCCGCTCGTCGTGCGCCTGGTTCGCCAGTTCGCTGACGAGGCGCGACACGGTCGTCAGTCTGCCCAACTGTCCGTCGACGAGGCAATCCAAACCCAGCTTGAGTCGGACATTGGCGATGATCGTCGACAGATTCGCGTTGCCGCAGCGCTCGCCATAGCCGTTGAACGTGCCCTGAGCGTGCGACGCGCCCGCTTCGATGGCGACGACGGCGTTGGCGACGGCGACTCCGGCGTCGTTGTGCGTGTGAATGCCGATGGGCGTCGGGAAGCGCTCAACGGCGCTGCGTACTGCTTCGGCGACCGTGCCGGGCATCGTTCCGCCGTTGGTATCGCAGAGAATCAGCCGCGTTGCCCCTCCGGCGACCGCTGCCCCGAGCGTTTCCATCGCGTATTCGAGGTTGGCGCGCAGCCCGTCGAAGAAGTGCTCGGCGTCGTAGATCACCTGAACGCCATGCGACGTGAGGAACTCGGCGGAGGAGCGGATCAGCTCCAGGTTGGTCTCCAGCGAAATGCCGAGAATCTCGCGTGCGTGCAGGTCCCATGTCTTGCCGACGATGGTTGCGTAGCCGCATCCGGCTTCAAGGAGCGCCAACAGGTTGGGGTCGTCCTCGGGAGCCCGATCCTTCCGCCGCGTGCTGCCGAACGGGACGAGCTTGGCGTGCTGGAGCTCGATGAGCTTCGCCCGTTGGTAGAACTCGACGTCACGCGGATTGGAGAAGGGAAAGCCGCCTTCGACGAAGTCGATGCCGAGACGGTCGAACTCCTGAAGCAAGTGGAGCTTGCCCTCGACGGAGAAGGCGATGCCCTCTGCCTGGCTGCCATCGCGGAGCGTTGTGTCGTAGATCTCGATCCGCCGGGTCGATGCGTCGGGTTGGATGGCGCGGTCGTCCTGCATGGATCGGCATCACCTTAGGCGTGGCTTCGGTTGCGAACCCATGGTAGCACAGGCAACGTACGATAGAAAGCCCGCACGGGCCCTCGTGAGAGGAGCCGTGCGGGCAAATCGACTCAGTGGATCGCCCGGAGCAAGGACTGAGTCGTCATCTTGCCCCAACCGATCGCGAAGCGTCTTACTGCTTCGCCTTGGTCGTGAAGGTGACGCTCACGTTCGCCTTGTTGCCGGCGAGGTCGATCACTTCACCCTCGACCTTGTAGGTCTTCTCGTTGACGAGTTCCTTGCCCTTCGGCGGCTTCAGCGTGACGGTCTTGTCCTTAGCGGCGGCGACCCATCCGAGGTCCGTGCCACCCTCAGAGATCTTGACCGTCGCCTTGCTGATGTTCTCGTTGAACTCGAGAACAACGCCGTCGGCGTTGGGTCCAGCAGGATCAACGTCCTTGGCATTGTCCGCCGGCTTCGACGAGGCGAGCTTCGGAGCGTCCTTGTCCTGGGGCAGCAGCTTGTAGTTCAGGGTCTGCGTGCCGCCGTCCCAGGTCAGGGTAACGGACGCGGCCGTCACGGTGACCTTGCGGGTCGTGCCAGCGCCCTCGACCGTTCCGCCGGTAGCCGTTACAGCGCCCGGATCGGCATCGAAGGTGACCGTCACCACGGAGCCCGTCGGAATCTCCGCCCCGTCAGCCGGATTGGCGGAAACGAACTTTGCCTTCGCGGTTTCCTCGTCATCGCCGCCGCAGCCGACCATGAGGGCCGACGCGGACACGACGAGCGCAGGAACCATCAGCAGGGCGAAGAGCCGGAGTGCCTTCTTCATTGTGGTCCTCAACTCCTTACGGTTGGGGTATCGTGTTGCCTGGCCAGCCCCCCGAGCGGGACGACCCACAGCATCCTGAACAGGATTCTAACCGATTGCTCGGTATTGACAAGGGCCAATTGCAGAAGCGACGCCCGGGCCGCATCCGCATTACATCAACGCCTTTTGACAGCCTGCCGTCTCCAACGAGCGCAACGGACATCGCTCGACGCGACACCGGAATGCCTAACCAGCCCTCGGTCAGGACGCAGTCAACGTCTCGGCACACTAGATTACGCGGATTCGGCATCTCCTGTCAACGGTCGCCGTACAGCCTCCATCGAGCCGGATGCTCAGCGGACGATACTCGGTTTCGCGGATGGATCCTCCTTTCGCTCGAACGGCTCACGTTGATGCCTTCTGCGATCACCCTCAGGTCGCCCTCACGGGGAGGGCTACCGGATCCTCAGCGAATCCTGCGATGCTCGTGCTTCCCGGATGGAGCGGCATCGGTCTCTGTGGCGGCAAACATACGACATCACGCCGCATATGTCAAAGAGAGATACGTGCTCCCGCGTTCCCCTATCAGAACGCTCAGCGAGTCTAACAGAGAAAACCGCCCGGTGTAAAGCGAAAAATGGCGCCTCAGGTCTTCAGCGACATCGACTTCCGGCGGCAATCAGCTTCGTCCGAGCGGCTCATCGACGACATCCGGCGTCGGATCGTCCACCGCTCGCTCGTAAAGCAGCCTCGGAACGTCGTTCCGAACGTATGACGCGAGCAGCCACTCGTCGAACGTGCGCTTCGTCAGCGGGGTTGCGCTGCCGGAGTCGCACAGCGCGCGAGGACCTTCCGCAAGGTTCCCATTCGGCCCCCAGTCCCACACGCCGACTGAGCGGCGCTGCTGTCCGGCGAAGCGAACCGTGTGCATGGCTCCGTCGGTCGTGCCCGATTGCACCAACAAGACGTGGCTGCTCATCCCGCTGATGAGGCGGTTCCGACGGACGAGCCAACGCGCGCGCGCGCTGCCCCAGAGACGCTCGGAGACGACGGCTCCTTGCTCGCGGATCGCCGCCGCCAGCGAACCGTGTTCCGGAGGATAGAGAGACAGGGGCCCGTTGCCGACGAATGCCACCGTCGCCTGATACGGTGTCGATGCCAAAGCGCCGCGATGGGCTGCCGCGTCGATCCCTCGCGCCAACCCGCTGACGACGATCCAGCCCGCTTCGACGGCGCGAGACGCAGCCCATTCCGCGATGCTCCGCCCGTCGTCGTCGGGCTCTCGCGTGCCGACGACCGCCAGACAGCGCCGTTCATCGGATGGCAGGTTCCCTTGGACGAACAGCACAGGCGGCGCGTCGCGCAACGATTCGAGCGCGGACGGGTATGCCGCCTCGCCGCAAAAGACGGGTGCAACGCCGGCTCGTCGCAGGGCTTCTACCTGGCGCTCGACCATCGTCAAGTCGCCATGCCGCGCCGCGATCCGCTGCGCCATCCGCGCGGACAGACGAGGCGAAGCGGCGACGATGTCGATATCGCGCGCGCGCAGCACATCTCCAGCCGAGTCGAAGCGCTGCTCCAGGGCTTGGAAGCGTCGGGCGTTGAGTCCCTCGATAGAAGCGAGAGCGATTCGGTCGATGTCGTCCATCGTCTCCGGCATGAGTCCGCGCTGGGCTCCCGTCAACGGATGACGGCGACTTTTCCGATCACGCGGTCGCCTCGCCAATCGATCGCGTACGTGTAGACGCCCCCGGCAACCGGCGCGGACGACGTGTTCCGCAGATGCCACACCCAGCGCGAGGTCCCGTCGGCGACCCCCTCGGCGACCTGGCTCCCAGCGGCGTCGTAGACGCGCACCTGAGCCCCCGGAGGCAGTCCGTCCACGGTCACGCGCGCGGCATGGCTGCGAGCCGGTACCACGGGATTGGGGTAAACCCGCACGGCGCGCAGGTCGGTTACGGAACCGTTCGCCGGTTCGACGATGATGTCGGCAACGACCCGCGACGCATCGACCGGCATGCCTTCCACGCTGAGGACGCGCTCCGGTGCGACGATCTCCACGCGATGCGTCCCCGATGCGAGCGCGCCATCCAGCAACAGTACGACACGCGTACCGGCGTTCCCGTAGGAGATCGCCGAGGATGGAACTTGGGAGCGTCCTGCGATGCCCGCGACGCGATAGGAAGCCGGCTCCCGAGCGGAGGCTCCCATCGCCAGACTGAACGAGACCGCGATTCGGTCCGGAGCGAGGGCTTCGGCGCTGAGGAGCTCGGGCTGCTCCGAGACGAGAACGGCGACGGAATCCGATCGTCCGCCCTCGGTCTCCACTTCGTACGCGTAGCGGTTGCCCGGGCTGACGGAGTCATCGTCGAAGCTCGTCCCGTTGGCGACCGTCGCGATTCGCGTTCGCGTCCCGCCGTTGGCGGTTCGGAGTATTTCGGCGGAACCGACTGGCGTGTCGATCTGCCATTCGAGCCGCACGCGCCGCGAATCGAGCGGGCGAATCGTCAGCCCGTACGGGCGTGTTGCGGCTCCCGATCCGGGCTCGCCGGTCACGATGCTCAGAAGTCCCTGGCTCGTGAAGAGCAGCTCGTCAGCGCCGTCGCCCGTCAGGTCGAGCGCCGCTGGAACCGTGTTGAGCGCCGGAGCCGCCCACGCGAGCGCAAGACCGTCATCAGACGCCGACAGCGCGTAGAGCCCGCCGCCGGCAACCACGATGATTTCGGGCTCACTGCCCGCCGTCATTCCGGCTGTGAGCAGTCGCGGCTCCTCGTCGTCGGCGAGCAGGCGCATCTTCCACGACTCGGCGGGCTGAGCCGCGACGAGCAGTCCGAGAGTCCGATCCCAGCGATGCAGCGAGACCGACAGGAACCGTCCCGTCTTGCCGGCGGGGTCGAGGGCTTCCGTCGCTAGGATCGCCAGCCAGCGAGTATCCCCAACCATTGCCGCCGTGATCGCGCGGATCTCGCGGTACGGCGTCTGGGCGCTCCACCGATGCGCCAGCGTGCCACCCACCATGCCGAACGCGACGATCTCGCCGTCGGCGTCGCCGACGAGGATTTCAGGGAGATCGTCGCCATCGATGTCTCCGACGGCGACGGTTTCCGTGAGCAGATTCGTGCCCTTCGTCGGGTTGTCGAGGACTGCGAGCTCCGCGTAGCGGTCATCTCCGACTGCGCGATACACGACGATCCGCGCGCTACCCCGCCGCGCGACGATCTCTTCGATGCCGTCGCCGTCCACGTCTGCGAACTGTCCATGCCGGAGGTCTGTCCCGCGCCAGGTCTCTACGGACGGGTAGGCACGGGGCGCGGCGGCTTCGAGCAGCACCAGATTGCCGTCGGACTCCCCGAGGACTTCGACCAACCCGTCGTTGTCGGTGTCTCCGATGTCTTGGGGCGTGAAGGGACTGCGGAAGAAGTGCACGGCGCGGATTCTGCCGTCGGGTTCCACCTGATAGACCTGCGTCGCGCGGAACCCGGCGTTGTTGGGCGTTCCGCCGATGAACTCGGGCATGCCGTCGCCGTCGAAGTCGGCGGAACGCCGGGCGACATCCATCGCGGACAGCCGTCGGGTTCCCAAGGACGCGCGCGCGTTGGGGTTCGGCGGGTTCGGGCTGTAGTCGAGATCACCGGTCGCCGTAACGGACATGCCGACGCGGTTCGACGCCTCGATCCGGTAGCGCCACTTTCCCGGCGTCAGGTAGTCCGCGAGCACGATCATGTAGCGCCGTTCCGCGATGCCGAAGCCCATGGGACCGAGCCTCTCCGCGCCGTCCAGACGGTCGAACACGACTTGTCCGGCGATGGGGTCGTCCGCCTCGACTTCGAGCAGCGCGACCGCCTGCGCGTTGGCGAGAGCCTGAACGACGCCGTGTCGCAGCAGGCGCGGCAGCGAGTGGTCGACCACGAGCGGGACCTGGTCGCGGGCGATGTTGCCGGACGTGTCGAACACCTCCAGACGCAGCGAGTACTCTCCCTCGGCGATCTGGCTCGTGTCCCAAGTCCAGAGCGTACTATCGACCACGGGAACCGACCGCGACTCGTAGACCTGGTTCCACGACGCGGGAGTGATCGATTCACCGATGTGGATGAGGTAGTGAGAAAATGCGGGCCCGGCGGCGGTTCCGCGAAGCTCCAATCGCCGGTCGGCGCCCAGGAACGACGCATCGGCGGCGATGGATGCCGTCAAAGACTCGGACGCGATCAGGGCGCGCCGTGCGTCGAGCCGCCCGACGCCGTCGGCTTTCCCCGCGTGGTTCAGCGCCGTCGTCGTCGCTCGGAGGATGGTGCGCACTTCAGCGGCGGTCAGGTTGGGTCGCCTGGAACGCATCAACGCGGC is a window of Candidatus Poribacteria bacterium DNA encoding:
- a CDS encoding citramalate synthase, whose product is MQDDRAIQPDASTRRIEIYDTTLRDGSQAEGIAFSVEGKLHLLQEFDRLGIDFVEGGFPFSNPRDVEFYQRAKLIELQHAKLVPFGSTRRKDRAPEDDPNLLALLEAGCGYATIVGKTWDLHAREILGISLETNLELIRSSAEFLTSHGVQVIYDAEHFFDGLRANLEYAMETLGAAVAGGATRLILCDTNGGTMPGTVAEAVRSAVERFPTPIGIHTHNDAGVAVANAVVAIEAGASHAQGTFNGYGERCGNANLSTIIANVRLKLGLDCLVDGQLGRLTTVSRLVSELANQAHDERQAYVGRSAFAHKGGLHADAARKNPISYEHVQPELVGNNRRILISDQAGRSAIVERLEKEYPHLDKGSPDTQAIYDRLKEAENLGYEFEAADASFYLLAQKAMRRYEAAFDLHGFRLIIEKFRDHSMRAEATIKVREPNGLEEHTAAEGDGPVNALDNALRKALEVFYPNLREVSLTDFNVRVLDSKVSTAARVRVLIESTDGHETWGTVGVSENIIQAAWEALVDSFEYKIIRDLKRRQNGTGNA
- a CDS encoding DNA-processing protein DprA, producing MPETMDDIDRIALASIEGLNARRFQALEQRFDSAGDVLRARDIDIVAASPRLSARMAQRIAARHGDLTMVERQVEALRRAGVAPVFCGEAAYPSALESLRDAPPVLFVQGNLPSDERRCLAVVGTREPDDDGRSIAEWAASRAVEAGWIVVSGLARGIDAAAHRGALASTPYQATVAFVGNGPLSLYPPEHGSLAAAIREQGAVVSERLWGSARARWLVRRNRLISGMSSHVLLVQSGTTDGAMHTVRFAGQQRRSVGVWDWGPNGNLAEGPRALCDSGSATPLTKRTFDEWLLASYVRNDVPRLLYERAVDDPTPDVVDEPLGRS